A region of the Geminocystis sp. NIES-3709 genome:
GTATTATCTGCAATAGGTTTACCGTCACTATCGGGATAAATAATCTCTGATGTTGTGGTTTTTTCTAGTTGAGCAACCATATTGTTTTATATTAGACAAATCTAGTCAATTATTTTCATGGTAACAAATTCTTTTCATATATTAATTGACACAATCGTTATCTTAAAACTATAATTAAAGTTAGGCTCAGCCTAGGGGTAGTCGTATGACTGCCGAAATATAAGCCGCTAAGAAAATGGCGGTTTTGTTTTTTGTAGGTTTAATAGAAACAATAGTATTTTAATCCCGTCGAAGATACTTGCTCGGTGCCCAACTTTTGATCTATGATCAGATTGTTTTCTTTTAGTGCAATGAAGGCTTTATTTTCAGGGTTGTCTTTACTTCTGACTACAGGATAAAGACATAAATCTGCTAATTGTAATTTAGGTCTATTTTTTGTTTTTCCTTCAATTCCACTTAAAATAAGATTCAATTCTTTAATAGATAAAGGAGAATATTTTTCTGAATTATTGGAATCAAAAGGTAATCCTTGTTCTTTAATTTCTTGAAAATACTGTTCAATTAATTTATCTTCTTTTTTTCCCATTTTTTCATAATAAATCATAATTTTTTCGTTATTAGCAAAAGCATATTTAGCACAACGTTCCAATAAAATTGAAAAAGCACTTTTCATCATTTCCCAAGTTTTTTCTCCATATTTATCTAAATATCTTTGACAATAGCCAGAACGAGAAATTACACAAGCATGAACAATTATCGGATTTTCTACAATAAGTTGTGTTAAATCATTCATAAACTTTTCATACTCTATCTTGTCTAATTTACCTAACCATGCAAAACCTCTTTTTTTTGAGCGAATTTCATTACCATGTAACGGATAATCTTGTGGAATATTCCAACGTTGTTTAAAGTTATCAATTGAATTTTTAATTAATATTTCATCTTTTCTTTTAACTAAAATTCCACAAGTGCGCAAAATATGGTGAAGAGTCTTTTAAATTCGGTTTTGGGCTTCCACTATCATCAATAAATAAGGCAAATTCTTCTGACATAAATTAACACAAAAAATATTATTTAATTATAATTCAAAATTCTTTCGGTTAGTTTTGCGAGGATGGTTTCTCTAAATTGTTTATCATTGGGTAATTTGGCTACAATTTCCTCAACTATTTTGTCTGCTTCCGATTCCCTTTGATTATCTATCCATATCATGTGATTGGTTTCTTCACCATCACTACGGGTAACGGTAATACGTCTAGCAGATAAACCTTTATTATTAACTTTAACTTCCTGTTGGATTGCTTCTAAATTGGCAAATTTTCGGGCTAATTCCGCTAATTTCACTTGAAATAGACTTACATCTTCATCTTTCCATGATTCGGCTGGTTTATCAACAATAATCATGACTAAAGCCTCTAACCATTGACTATCAGTTTTTGATTCATCACAGGCGGCTTGGGTAAAACGTCTCAAAATAGATTCTACACATTTATCTCTTAAATAATTTGCCCTGACTCGTAAATCTTCCCTGATTTTAGTTTCTTCACTTCTGACTCCAAAAGCAGAATAAAGCAATGATTGACATTCACTCAATAAGTTTTCGTAAGCGCGATTAATTTCTCTTAAAGTCTGAATTAACTTAGTTTTGAGTTGTTTTGCGGTAATGCCATCATCTCCTTCTCCCGTGCCGATCGATGGTAAACTACAAGCTAAGGGTAATTCTTTGAATAATAATTCATCAGGCTCAACGGTTTTTTGTAAACAAGTTAAAACTTTGACGGCTTCTTTACTTAGGCGTTTAGTTTGTATGGTATAGCGAGGTAATTGTTTTACAAATTGATAAAGAGGAGTAACTACTGTTAATAATGTAGCATTACGAACATTCTCCTTCGTTTTTACGTTGGGATTGCGTAAAATTGCTTCTAATTCTTTGAATACTTCTGCCCTTAATCCTGCTATAGCAAAATATTTTACTCCATAACGCTCAGGATTTTTCACTAATAACTCAAAATGTTCTTCTCCTAACACTGGTATAAAAGTACCATCTTGATAAATACCGACATCCTCCCGATGATAAAGTAATACTGCCGTCAAAATAACAGGAATTATCCCTTCCTTTACTCCATAGGGTGGGGCAGATAATTTTTGATATAAGGTTTCTATGGTTTCTGGTTTTTCTGTAGCTGATAAACAAAAATCATCGATCGCACCCCAAATATCCGTTATCTTAGGATTACCCCAATTATTCTCAAAAGGCGGATAAAACCCCCATTCCTCTCCTTCTCCAACTCCTTCTAATAATTCCCCTGAAACCTTGCCCAATAATGTATTATTAATGTCGGGGGGGGGCTTTCAATATATTTTTGTCAGAAGTTATATTATTATTAATCTGACTCGAAATTAATTGTTCATTATAGTTGACAAGGTTATGATTTGAGTTTTGAGAAATCACCTGTTGACTATTACCTGTTAGCTGTTGACTATTTGTTACTTGTTGACTATTACCTATTAGCTGTTGACTATTTGTTACTTGTTGCCTACCCTCACCAATAGATTTTATTTCCTCCCCTTGACGATGAATACCAGTTTCTTGCAAAAGAGAAAAATACATTGTGACTTCTGGTCCATAACCCGTTAAACCTAACTTAGGTAGGGTAGAATTATTTATCATGGCAGAGATTAACTGTCGTCTCGCCATCATACCTTGTGCCGTTAAATTACGGCGATTTATCAATTCATTCCACAAAATCGGGCTTTTAGGATATACTTGCTCACAAATACGAGATAATTCTGAGTTTAGGTGACTAATACTAGAAATATTAACTAACTTTCCTTGAATCCAACATTGATTATTTTCTTCCCTCACATCAAACACATTAGCGAGGGTATCATCTAAAAATCTTTCCGCTTCGGCGAGGCGATAACGCACTTCTTTTCTCGCAACTCCATCAGCCTGTAATTCCTTCGCTGTTTTATCTAGCCAATTC
Encoded here:
- a CDS encoding DUF3800 domain-containing protein, coding for MRTCGILVKRKDEILIKNSIDNFKQRWNIPQDYPLHGNEIRSKKRGFAWLGKLDKIEYEKFMNDLTQLIVENPIIVHACVISRSGYCQRYLDKYGEKTWEMMKSAFSILLERCAKYAFANNEKIMIYYEKMGKKEDKLIEQYFQEIKEQGLPFDSNNSEKYSPLSIKELNLILSGIEGKTKNRPKLQLADLCLYPVVRSKDNPENKAFIALKENNLIIDQKLGTEQVSSTGLKYYCFY